The following proteins are encoded in a genomic region of Burkholderia gladioli:
- the dxs gene encoding 1-deoxy-D-xylulose-5-phosphate synthase, translating to MYDLLKTIDDPADLRRLDRRQLQPLADELRAFVLDSVSKTGGHLSSNLGTVELTLALHYVFNTPNDRIVWDVGHQTYPHKILTGRRDQMSSLRQFDGISGFPRRSESVYDTFGTAHSSTSISAALGMALASQLNGDDRFSIAVIGDGAMTAGMAFEAMNNAGVSEDAKLLVILNDNDMSISPPVGALNRHLARLMSGRFYAAARAGVEKVLSVAPPVLELARKLEEHAKGMVVPATLFEEFGFNYIGPIDGHDLDSLIPTLQNIKELRGPQFLHVVTKKGQGYKLAEADPVLYHGPGKFNPAEGIKPSTTPAKKTYTQVFGEWLCDMAELDARVVGITPAMREGSGMVEFEKRFKDRYYDVGIAEQHAVTFAGGMATEGLKPVVAIYSTFLQRAYDQLIHDVALQNLPVVFAIDRAGLVGADGATHAGAYDLAFLRCIPNMTVMAASDEDECRQMLYTAVQQPNPTAVRYPRGAGAGVPTVKAMTAIPVGKGEVRRRSAQPEGKRVAILAFGTMVAPSLAAAEELDATVANMRFVKPIDAELVRELAQTHDYLVTVEEGCIQGGAGSACVEALMEGGVIRPVLQLGLPDRFIDHGDPAKLLSLCGLDAAGIAKSIRERFLDQANSVADQAKRVA from the coding sequence ATGTACGACTTGCTGAAAACCATCGACGACCCTGCGGACCTGCGCCGCCTCGATCGTCGCCAACTGCAACCGCTCGCCGACGAGCTGCGTGCGTTCGTGCTCGACAGCGTGTCGAAGACGGGCGGCCATTTGTCGTCCAATCTCGGCACGGTCGAACTGACGCTTGCGCTGCATTACGTCTTCAATACGCCGAACGATCGCATCGTGTGGGACGTGGGTCACCAGACCTATCCGCACAAGATCCTGACGGGCCGCCGCGACCAGATGAGCTCGCTGCGCCAGTTCGACGGGATCTCGGGTTTCCCGCGTCGCTCGGAATCGGTCTACGACACCTTCGGCACCGCCCATTCGAGCACCTCGATCTCGGCCGCGCTCGGCATGGCGCTCGCCAGCCAGCTGAACGGCGACGACCGCTTCTCGATCGCCGTGATCGGTGACGGCGCGATGACGGCCGGCATGGCCTTCGAGGCGATGAACAACGCCGGCGTGTCCGAGGATGCCAAGCTGCTGGTGATCCTCAACGACAACGACATGTCGATCTCGCCGCCGGTCGGCGCGTTGAACCGCCACCTGGCGCGCCTGATGTCGGGCCGCTTCTACGCGGCCGCCCGCGCCGGCGTGGAGAAGGTGCTCAGCGTCGCGCCGCCGGTGCTCGAACTCGCGCGCAAGCTCGAGGAGCATGCCAAGGGCATGGTGGTGCCGGCCACGCTGTTCGAGGAATTCGGCTTCAACTACATCGGCCCGATCGACGGTCACGACCTCGACTCGCTGATCCCGACGCTGCAGAACATCAAGGAGCTGCGCGGTCCGCAGTTCCTGCACGTGGTTACCAAGAAAGGCCAGGGCTACAAGCTCGCCGAGGCCGATCCGGTGCTCTACCACGGCCCGGGCAAGTTCAATCCGGCCGAAGGCATCAAGCCCTCGACCACGCCCGCCAAGAAGACCTACACGCAGGTGTTCGGCGAATGGCTGTGCGACATGGCCGAGCTCGACGCACGCGTGGTCGGCATCACGCCGGCGATGCGCGAGGGCTCGGGCATGGTCGAGTTCGAGAAGCGCTTCAAGGATCGTTATTACGACGTCGGCATCGCCGAGCAGCACGCGGTGACCTTCGCCGGCGGCATGGCGACCGAGGGCCTCAAGCCGGTGGTCGCGATCTACTCGACCTTCCTGCAGCGCGCCTATGACCAGTTGATCCACGACGTGGCGCTGCAGAACCTGCCGGTGGTGTTCGCGATCGATCGCGCCGGCCTGGTCGGTGCCGACGGCGCGACTCACGCGGGCGCCTACGACCTGGCCTTCCTGCGCTGCATCCCGAACATGACGGTGATGGCTGCGTCGGACGAGGACGAATGCCGCCAGATGCTCTACACGGCGGTCCAGCAGCCGAACCCGACGGCCGTGCGCTACCCGCGCGGCGCCGGTGCCGGCGTGCCGACCGTGAAGGCGATGACGGCGATCCCGGTCGGCAAGGGCGAGGTGCGCCGCCGTTCGGCGCAGCCGGAAGGCAAGCGCGTCGCGATCCTGGCCTTCGGCACGATGGTCGCGCCGTCGCTGGCCGCCGCCGAGGAGCTCGACGCCACGGTCGCCAACATGCGCTTCGTGAAGCCGATCGACGCCGAGTTGGTGCGCGAACTCGCGCAGACGCACGACTACCTCGTCACGGTCGAGGAAGGCTGCATCCAGGGCGGCGCGGGTTCGGCTTGCGTGGAAGCCTTGATGGAAGGCGGGGTGATTCGTCCGGTGCTGCAGTTGGGCCTGCCCGACCGCTTCATCGATCACGGCGACCCGGCCAAGCTGCTGTCGCTGTGCGGCCTCGACGCCGCCGGCATCGCGAAGTCGATCCGCGAGCGCTTCCTCGACCAGGCCAACAGCGTCGCCGACCAGGCGAAGCGCGTGGCCTGA
- a CDS encoding polyprenyl synthetase family protein: protein MTFEQWMRAVLARVEDALGHYLPAETVVPGKLHEAMRYAVMGGGKRVRPLLCHAAGELTGATEAARNAASAALEMIHVYSLVHDDMPCMDDDALRRGKPTVHIQYDEPTALLVGDALQSQAFVALTDAAALTAVQQAALVRELALASGSVGMAGGQAIDLASVGLMLTREQLETMHRKKTGALLRAAVRMGALAGETPSDDTMRALDVYADAIGLAFQVVDDILDVTTDSATLGKTAGKDAAANKPTYVSIIGLDASRELAAQLRADAHAALQPFGARAQRLAELADLVVNRVS, encoded by the coding sequence ATGACATTCGAACAATGGATGCGCGCAGTGCTGGCGCGCGTCGAAGATGCGCTGGGCCACTACTTGCCGGCCGAGACGGTGGTGCCGGGCAAGCTGCACGAGGCGATGCGCTACGCGGTGATGGGCGGCGGCAAGCGGGTGCGCCCGCTGCTGTGCCACGCCGCGGGCGAGCTGACGGGGGCGACCGAGGCCGCGCGCAATGCCGCCTCGGCAGCGCTGGAGATGATCCACGTCTACTCGCTGGTGCATGACGACATGCCGTGCATGGACGACGACGCGCTGCGTCGCGGCAAGCCGACCGTCCACATCCAGTACGACGAGCCGACCGCGCTGCTGGTCGGCGACGCGCTGCAATCGCAGGCCTTCGTCGCGCTGACGGACGCGGCCGCGCTGACGGCTGTCCAGCAGGCCGCGCTGGTGCGCGAACTGGCGCTGGCGAGCGGTTCGGTCGGGATGGCCGGCGGCCAGGCGATCGACCTGGCCAGCGTGGGCCTGATGCTCACGCGCGAGCAGCTCGAGACGATGCATCGCAAGAAGACCGGCGCGCTGCTGCGCGCCGCGGTGCGCATGGGCGCGCTCGCCGGCGAGACGCCGTCGGACGACACCATGCGCGCGCTCGACGTCTATGCCGACGCGATCGGCCTGGCCTTCCAGGTAGTCGACGACATTCTCGACGTGACGACCGATTCCGCGACGCTCGGCAAGACGGCGGGCAAGGACGCGGCGGCCAACAAGCCGACCTACGTGTCGATCATCGGCCTCGATGCCTCGCGCGAGCTGGCCGCGCAACTGCGTGCCGACGCGCACGCGGCGCTGCAACCGTTCGGCGCGCGCGCCCAGCGTCTTGCCGAACTCGCCGACCTGGTGGTGAACCGGGTCAGCTGA
- a CDS encoding exodeoxyribonuclease VII small subunit, with amino-acid sequence MAKNATPGAAASGAGPESVPASYETALEELETLVARMEGGTLSLEDSLAAYRRGAVLVAFCQQQLDKVEQQVRVLDGATLKPHANGAGATDGEDDDL; translated from the coding sequence ATGGCGAAAAACGCAACTCCGGGCGCTGCGGCGTCGGGTGCCGGCCCCGAATCGGTGCCGGCCTCCTACGAAACCGCGCTCGAGGAGCTCGAAACGCTTGTCGCACGGATGGAGGGCGGGACACTGAGCCTCGAGGATTCGCTCGCCGCCTATCGGCGCGGGGCGGTTCTTGTTGCGTTTTGCCAACAACAACTCGACAAGGTGGAGCAGCAGGTGCGTGTGCTCGACGGGGCCACGCTGAAGCCGCACGCCAACGGAGCGGGCGCCACGGACGGCGAAGACGACGATCTATGA
- a CDS encoding aromatic ring-hydroxylating oxygenase subunit alpha — protein MSNLSDALQLKSASSQLPVTAYFDEALLQREVETLFKKGPRYVGHELMVPEAGDYFALPSEKEGRVLVRNQESRIELLSNVCRHRQAIMLNGRGHANNIVCPLHRWTYDLDGQLLGAPHFPDKPCLNLGKSPLQNWQGLLFEAEGRNVAQDLANLGTRHHFDFSDYQFDHVEVHECDYNWKTFIEVYLEDYHVVPFHPGLGSFVSCDDLKWEFGDWYSVQTVGIHNALAKPGSPTYQKWHEQVLRFRDGVPPEFGAIWMVYYPGLMIEWYPHVLVVSWLIPRGPQKTTNIVEFYYPEEIALFEREFVEAERAAYMETAVEDDEIAMRMDAGRRALMERGESQVGPYQSPMEDGMQHFHEFLRRKLGSF, from the coding sequence ATGTCCAATCTGAGCGACGCGCTGCAGTTGAAGTCGGCATCCAGCCAGCTTCCAGTCACGGCTTACTTCGATGAGGCGCTTCTCCAGCGCGAAGTCGAAACCCTATTCAAGAAAGGACCTCGCTACGTCGGGCACGAATTGATGGTGCCCGAGGCGGGAGACTATTTTGCCTTGCCTTCCGAGAAGGAAGGCCGCGTGCTCGTGCGCAACCAGGAGTCGCGCATCGAGCTGCTGTCCAACGTCTGCCGCCATCGGCAGGCGATCATGCTGAACGGCCGCGGCCACGCGAACAACATCGTGTGCCCGCTGCACCGCTGGACCTACGATCTCGACGGGCAACTGCTCGGGGCGCCGCATTTCCCCGACAAGCCCTGCCTGAACCTCGGCAAGTCGCCGCTGCAGAACTGGCAGGGGCTGCTGTTCGAGGCCGAAGGCCGCAACGTCGCGCAGGACCTCGCGAACCTCGGCACGCGCCATCACTTCGACTTCTCGGACTACCAGTTCGATCACGTCGAGGTACACGAGTGCGACTACAACTGGAAGACCTTCATCGAGGTCTACCTCGAGGATTACCACGTCGTCCCGTTCCACCCAGGCCTCGGCAGCTTCGTGTCCTGCGACGATCTCAAATGGGAGTTCGGCGACTGGTACAGCGTGCAGACGGTCGGCATACACAACGCGCTCGCCAAGCCGGGCAGCCCGACGTACCAGAAATGGCACGAACAGGTGCTGCGCTTCCGCGATGGCGTGCCGCCCGAGTTCGGCGCGATCTGGATGGTCTACTACCCGGGCCTGATGATCGAGTGGTATCCGCACGTGCTGGTGGTGTCCTGGCTGATCCCGCGCGGGCCGCAGAAGACCACCAACATCGTCGAGTTCTACTATCCCGAGGAGATCGCGCTGTTCGAGCGCGAGTTCGTCGAGGCCGAGCGGGCCGCCTACATGGAAACCGCCGTCGAGGACGACGAGATCGCGATGCGCATGGATGCCGGCCGCCGCGCGCTGATGGAGCGCGGCGAATCGCAGGTCGGGCCGTACCAGAGCCCGATGGAAGACGGCATGCAGCACTTCCACGAATTCCTGCGACGCAAGCTGGGAAGCTTCTGA
- a CDS encoding sulfurtransferase, translated as MPHTHYTTLISAGNLAERLAAAPDSVLVFDCRFDLADPDSGSQAYAAGHLPGARYLHLDRDLSGPKTGSNGRHPLPSRDTLVATLAAKGLRANQQVVAYDAQGGMYAARLWWLLRWLGHDSVAVLDGGLQAWQAAGQPLTQAAPADQAGDFRAQPPLATVIDAAAVVANLASKSRLVVDARSPDRYRGENETLDPVGGHIPGAANRFFKDNLNAEGRFKSGHELREDWTRVIGDQPANNVILQCGSGVTACHNALAMEIAGLHNPLLYAGSWSEWSADPSRPVATGPNP; from the coding sequence ATGCCCCACACTCACTACACCACCCTCATCTCCGCCGGCAATCTCGCCGAGCGCCTCGCCGCCGCGCCCGACAGCGTCTTAGTGTTCGATTGCCGCTTCGACCTGGCCGATCCCGATTCCGGCTCGCAAGCCTATGCGGCAGGCCACCTGCCCGGCGCCCGCTACCTGCATCTCGATCGCGACCTGTCGGGCCCGAAGACCGGCAGCAACGGCCGTCACCCGCTGCCCTCGCGCGACACGCTGGTGGCGACGCTGGCCGCCAAGGGCCTGCGCGCGAACCAGCAGGTGGTTGCCTACGATGCCCAGGGCGGCATGTACGCGGCCCGGCTCTGGTGGCTGCTGCGCTGGCTCGGCCATGATTCCGTCGCCGTGCTCGACGGCGGGCTGCAGGCCTGGCAGGCCGCCGGCCAGCCGCTCACGCAGGCGGCCCCGGCCGACCAGGCCGGCGACTTCCGCGCCCAGCCGCCGCTCGCCACCGTGATCGACGCGGCGGCCGTGGTCGCGAACCTCGCCTCGAAGTCGCGGCTGGTGGTCGACGCGCGCTCGCCCGATCGCTATCGCGGCGAAAACGAAACGCTCGATCCCGTCGGCGGCCACATCCCGGGCGCGGCCAATCGCTTCTTCAAGGACAACCTCAATGCGGAAGGCCGCTTCAAGAGCGGCCATGAACTGCGCGAGGACTGGACCCGCGTGATCGGCGACCAGCCGGCCAACAACGTGATCCTGCAATGTGGCTCGGGCGTCACGGCCTGCCACAACGCGCTGGCGATGGAGATCGCCGGGCTCCACAACCCGCTGCTGTACGCGGGCTCCTGGAGCGAATGGAGCGCGGACCCGTCGCGGCCGGTCGCGACCGGCCCGAACCCCTGA
- a CDS encoding dienelactone hydrolase family protein, translating into MLKPEVDSLVPHVPFNRRRFMQAALGGSFAAAVLPVSAQTITTDSNGLDCDTVEIRSGDASVPAYRAQPDGKSNLPVILVIHEVFGVHAHIADVCRRFAKLGYLAIAPDLYSREGDPSKYPTIQGLYEAIVSKVPDRQVTEDLDATVAWAGKNGGDLTRLGVTGFCWGGRQAWLFAEHNPHVRAAVAWYGKVVGDRNEMTPFNPIDHVADLKAPVLGLYGAKDDSIPQSTLSEMRGKLLASNLKAARDSEILAYPDAGHAFFADYRPSYVKADADDGWKRALAWFHQHGVL; encoded by the coding sequence ATGTTGAAACCCGAAGTGGACAGCCTCGTTCCGCACGTTCCGTTCAATCGCCGCCGCTTCATGCAGGCGGCACTGGGCGGCTCGTTCGCCGCCGCCGTGCTGCCGGTCTCGGCGCAGACCATCACTACCGACAGCAACGGCCTCGACTGCGATACCGTCGAGATCCGCTCGGGCGATGCCAGCGTGCCCGCCTATCGCGCGCAGCCGGACGGCAAGAGCAACCTGCCGGTGATCCTGGTGATCCACGAGGTGTTCGGCGTGCATGCGCATATCGCCGACGTGTGCCGTCGCTTCGCCAAGCTCGGCTACCTGGCGATTGCCCCCGACCTGTATTCGCGGGAAGGCGATCCCTCGAAATACCCGACCATCCAGGGGCTCTACGAGGCGATCGTCAGCAAGGTGCCGGACCGGCAAGTCACCGAGGATCTCGACGCGACGGTGGCCTGGGCCGGCAAGAACGGCGGGGACCTGACGCGCCTGGGCGTGACCGGTTTCTGCTGGGGTGGGCGCCAGGCCTGGCTGTTCGCCGAACACAACCCGCACGTGCGCGCGGCGGTGGCCTGGTACGGCAAGGTGGTGGGCGATCGCAACGAGATGACGCCCTTCAATCCGATCGACCATGTGGCCGACCTGAAGGCGCCGGTGCTGGGCCTATATGGCGCGAAGGACGACAGCATCCCGCAGTCGACGCTCTCCGAGATGCGCGGCAAGCTGCTGGCGAGCAACCTGAAGGCCGCGCGCGACTCGGAGATCCTCGCTTATCCGGACGCGGGGCACGCCTTCTTCGCCGACTACCGGCCCAGCTACGTGAAGGCCGATGCCGATGACGGCTGGAAGCGCGCGCTCGCGTGGTTCCATCAGCACGGCGTTCTGTGA